The Acidimicrobiales bacterium genome segment CACGATCACGACCCTCAACGTCCCCATCGCGTCCGGAGACAGGAGGGCGGGTGAACGTAGGATGCGCGGCGGCCGGGGATGTCGTCGGTCGTCATCGGGTTCGAAAGGGCAGGACGAGCGATGCCGGATCCCGGGCGGGTCCTCATCATGGGGGCGAGGTGGCCTGGGGTGGCTCGCGCCCCCGACCGGCTCGGGCACCGCGACCGGCTCGGACTAGGGACGGGGGACGGTGCCGGGCGGGTTGCCGGTTCCGTGGTCGGCGGCGCTGGCTTCGCCGGGACCGAGGCGTGACTCGTGATTGACCTGTCGGTCGTCATGCCGGTCTACGACGAGGTGGCGGTGATCGAGCAGGTCCTGCGTGAGCACCGCGATGTCCTGGACCAGAGGTTCGCGGCGGGGGCGGCCGAGCTCGTCGTGGTCGACGACGGCTCGACCGACGGCACCGGTGCCCTCCTCGACCGCCTGGCCGGTGAGATCCCCGGGCTCGTCGTGTTGCACCAGCCCCGCAACGCCGGGCCCGGTCCCGCGCTCTACCGGGCCATGGAGACGGCCCGGGGAGCCTGGCTCCTTCACCTCGACGCCGACGGCCAGACCGTGCCCCACGACCTGTGGCGGCTGTGGGACCGGCGCGATGAGGCCGACCTGCTGATCGGCGTGCGCCGGCCGCGGCGCGACCCGGTGCACCGGCTGGTGGTCACCCGGATGACCCGCCTCGTGGTGTGGGCCGTCAGCGGGCGCCGCCTCGAGGACGCCAACGCCCCGTTCAAGCTCATCCGCCGGGCGCTGTGGGACGACCTCCGGCCCGCCATCGACCCCACCGCCTTCGCCCCCTCGCTCCTGCTCGGCCTGGGCGCCGTCCGCCGCGGGTGGCGAGTGGTCGAGATCCCGGTCAGCCACCGGCAGCGGCCCGTGGGCCGCAGCACCTTCCGGATGGGCCGCCTGGCCGGGGCGGTGCTGGCCGCCGGCCGCCAGGCCGTCACCTTCCGGCGCTCGGTCGGCCGCCTGCCCGAACGCTGAGGAGTCTCAGGCCCGGCGGGCGCGGAGCACGACGCTGACGAAGGTCCGCTCGTCGCCCCGCAGGTGGTCGTTGCGGCGATCGACCCGGCGCAGCACGGCCACGGCCGCACCCACCGCTCCACCCACAGCCCCGCCCCGCCCCGGGGCCGTCCCCTCGGCCGGGAACCGACCCACGGCGGCGCCCACCGAGGCCGGCAGGAGCCCTCGTTCGAGGAGGGGCTTGCCGACCCCGTAGACCAGCTGGTGCGAGAAGGGGAAGGCGTGGTGGGTCTGCTCCTCGACCTCCTCGACCACGAAGCCGGCAGCGGCCACCCGCTCGGCCAGGTCGGCGGGCCGGTACAGCCGTTCGTGGCCGGTCCAGATCCCGACCAGCGGCCCGGGCCGGCGGATGGGGGCGCGACCGGCGGCTTCGAGCGAGCGGTTCACCGGGTCCCACCAGAAGGGGTAGTCGGCGTGGGGCACGCTGAGGACCAGGAGCCCACCCGGACGCAGCACCCGGTGCAGCTCCGCCAACCCGGCCGCGTCGTCGGGAAGGTGCTCCAGCACCTCCGAGGCCAGCACCCGGTCGACGCTGGCCCCGCGCAGGGGGAGGTGGGTCACGTCGGCCCGCACCACGGCGGCGGCCGGCACCTCCCGGGCGGCCCGGGCGGCGCGAGCCGGCGAGGCATCGGCGCCCAGCAGGTCGAGGCGGTGCAG includes the following:
- a CDS encoding glycosyltransferase family 2 protein, which encodes MIDLSVVMPVYDEVAVIEQVLREHRDVLDQRFAAGAAELVVVDDGSTDGTGALLDRLAGEIPGLVVLHQPRNAGPGPALYRAMETARGAWLLHLDADGQTVPHDLWRLWDRRDEADLLIGVRRPRRDPVHRLVVTRMTRLVVWAVSGRRLEDANAPFKLIRRALWDDLRPAIDPTAFAPSLLLGLGAVRRGWRVVEIPVSHRQRPVGRSTFRMGRLAGAVLAAGRQAVTFRRSVGRLPER